One Elaeis guineensis isolate ETL-2024a chromosome 10, EG11, whole genome shotgun sequence genomic window carries:
- the LOC105053067 gene encoding serine/threonine-protein phosphatase PP1-like, producing the protein MDGAALDDLIERLLEGKKNKGSGKKIQLGEVEIRNICMAAKEIFLSQPVLLELEAPVNVCGDIHGQFSDLLRLFEYGGLPPHSNYLFLGDYVDRGKQSIETICLLLSYKIKYPNNFFLLRGNHECASINRIYGFYDECKRRFSVRLWKLFTDCFNCLPVAAVIDDKIFCMHGGLSPELQHLDQIRQIERPVDVPDQGLLCDLLWSDPDREIKGWGENDRGVSYTFGADKVSEFLRKLDLDLICRAHQVVEDGYEFFADRQLVTIFSAPNYCGEFNNAGALMSVDASLLCSFQILKPYRGKVGGQLD; encoded by the exons ATGGATGGTGCTGCTTTGGATGACTTGATAGAGAGGTTAttggaagggaagaagaacaaggggAGTGGCAAGAAAATTCAACTCGGCGAGGTGGAGATCCGCAACATCTGCATGGCTGCGAAAGAGATCTTCCTCAGCCAGCCTGTTCTTCTTGAATTGGAGGCGCCTGTCAATGTCTGTG GGGATATCCATGGCCAATTCTCTGATCTTCTTCGACTATTCGAGTATGGTGGCTTACCTCCACACTCCAACTATCTCTTTCTCGGCGATTATGTCGATCGAGGAAAGCAAAGCATTGAGACTATCTGCCTCCTCCTCTCCTATAAGATCAAATACCCCAACAACTTCTTTCTCCTCCGAGGAAACCATGAATGTGCTTCCATTAATAGAATTTATGGCTTCTATGACGAATGTAAGCGCCGCTTTAGTGTTCGGCTTTGGAAGCTCTTCACTGATTGCTTCAACTGCCTCCCGGTGGCCGCTGTCATCGATGACAAGATATTCTGCATGCATGGTGGGCTCTCACCAGAATTGCAACACTTGGATCAGATCAGACAAATAGAAAGGCCAGTGGATGTGCCTGACCAAGGATTATTATGTGATTTATTATGGTCGGATCCCGACAGAGAAATTAAAGGATGGGGAGAGAATGATCGAGGTGTTTCGTATACTTTTGGAGCTGATAAAGTGTCTGAGTTCTTGAGGAAGCTTGACCTTGATCTTATCTGCCGTGCACATCAA GTTGTGGAAGATGGCTATGAATTCTTTGCAGATAGGCAACTGGTGACCATATTCTCAGCCCCAAACTACTGCGGAGAGTTCAATAATGCTGGTGCACTGATGAGCGTAGATGCAAGCTTGCTTTGCTCTTTTCAAATCCTTAAGCCATACAGAGGGAAGGTTGGAGGGCAGCTGGATTGA